In one Columba livia isolate bColLiv1 breed racing homer chromosome 23, bColLiv1.pat.W.v2, whole genome shotgun sequence genomic region, the following are encoded:
- the LOC135576123 gene encoding feather keratin 1-like, whose protein sequence is MSCYNPCLPCQPCGPTPLANSCNEPCVQQCQDSRVVIEPPAVVVTLPGPILTSFPQNTAVGSSTSAAVGSILSSQGVPINSGGFGLSGLGSGICGTRRCFPC, encoded by the coding sequence atgtcctgctacaACCCGTgtctgccctgccagccctgcggcccaaccccgctggccaacagctgcaatgagccctgtgtccagcagtgccaggactccagAGTTGTCATTGAGCCCCCAgctgtggtggtgaccctgcctggCCCAATCCTCACCTCCTTCCCGCAGAACACCGCCgtgggctcctccacctccgctgctgttggcagcatcctcagctctcagGGAGTGCCCATCAACTCCGGGGGCTTTGGTCTCTCTGGCTTGGGCAGCGGCATCTGCGGCACGAGGAGGTGTTTCCCCTGCTAA
- the LOC102086234 gene encoding feather keratin 1: protein MSCYNQCLPCQPCGPTPLANSCNEPCVQQCQDSRVVIEPPAVVVTLPGPILTSFPQNTAVGSSTSAAVGSILSSQGVPINSGGFGLSGLGSGICGTRRCFPC from the coding sequence atgtcctgctacaaccagtgcctgccctgccagccctgcggcccgaccccgctggccaacagctgcaatgagccctgtgtccagcagtgccaggactccagAGTTGTCATCGAGCCCCCAgctgtggtggtgaccctgcccggCCCAATCCTCACTTCCTTCCCGCAGAACACCGCAgtgggctcctccacctccgctgccgttggcagcatcctcagctctcagGGAGTGCCCATCAACTCCGGGGGCTTTGGTCTGTCTGGCTTGGGCAGCGGCATCTGCGGCACGAGGAGGTGTTTCCCCTGCTAA